In one Candidatus Macondimonas diazotrophica genomic region, the following are encoded:
- a CDS encoding cold-shock protein, translating into MRFNGAIKSWNDERGFGFIQPAQGGPDVFVHIKAFNTFAGRPQVNQRVSFQVRPGPQGKRRAVDVEVIGVKRAARAPMRRNRTTAQRGKASLLLIPLFSVGGRER; encoded by the coding sequence ATGCGCTTCAACGGAGCCATCAAATCCTGGAATGATGAACGCGGATTCGGCTTCATCCAGCCGGCTCAAGGCGGGCCGGACGTCTTCGTGCACATCAAGGCGTTCAATACTTTTGCTGGGCGCCCGCAGGTGAATCAGCGCGTGAGCTTCCAGGTAAGGCCTGGCCCCCAAGGCAAGCGGCGCGCGGTCGACGTAGAAGTTATTGGTGTAAAGCGAGCAGCGCGAGCCCCCATGCGCAGGAATCGGACAACGGCTCAACGGGGCAAGGCCAGTCTCTTGCTCATTCCGCTGTTTTCGGTGGGTGGCCGGGAGCGTTGA